A window of the Temnothorax longispinosus isolate EJ_2023e unplaced genomic scaffold, Tlon_JGU_v1 HiC_scaffold_13, whole genome shotgun sequence genome harbors these coding sequences:
- the LOC139823543 gene encoding uncharacterized protein, translating to MADILSIGVEPIFDERIVGIETHTYNPYVNTTFGHNDEIRIPIQQQDLYTLPCDSFLYVEGRLNDDGATNEEQYAKLVNNCVAFMFDEIRYELDGVEIDRCRNVGITSTIKNYVSLTIERARRLQNAGQSYPTSESNLNNASHEFNFCVPLNILLGFCEDYRRVVINARHELILIRSRSDHNS from the coding sequence ATGGCCGACATCCTGAGTATCGGCGTTGAGCCGATCTTCGACGAGCGCATTGTCGGTATCGAGACTCACACGTATAACCCGTACGTCAACACGACGTTCGGGCACAAcgacgagatacgaatacCCATACAGCAGCAGGATCTGTATACGCTGCCGTGCGACAGTTTCTTGTACGTCGAGGGACGACTCAACGACGACGGCGCGACGAATGAGGAACAATACGCGAAATTAGTCAACAACTGCGTCGCGTTTATGTTCGACGAAATTCGATACGAACTCGACGGCGTGGAGATCGACCGGTGTAGAAACGTCGGCATAACCAGCACGATAAAGAACTACGTGTCGCTGACCATCGAACGAGCCAGAAGACTGCAGAACGCCGGACAGAGTTATCCGACGAGCGAATCGAATCTGAACAACGCGTCCCATGAATTCAACTTTTGCGTACCTTTGAATATTCTTTTGGGTTTCTGCGAGGACTACAGACGCGTGGTGATAAACGCGCGACACGAGCTTATCCTGATACGCTCTCGTAGCGACCACAACTCGTAG
- the LOC139823545 gene encoding uncharacterized protein, whose translation MLRYTGVRFELLTDIDMVLFVERGIRGGLSQCSLRYARANNRHVPTHDSSQPTTYLMYYDVNNLYGWAMSESLPYANFQWLDDPENFDVTTVPADSDVGYILEVDLEYPRDLHDAHADLPLCPTRDKPPGKQQEKLLATLYDKSRYVTHYRNLQQCLRLGMRLTRVHRVLRFAQSPWLRVYIELNTTLRTRASNEFERNLYKLMNNAVFGKTMENVRDHVDVRLVTRWDGRYGAEALIAKPNFHSRSVFSENLVAIELRRLEVKFNKPVYVGVSILEISKTRLYEFHYDYMVSLYRDRCRIAYTDTDSLIYSLECKDAYERMKRDIHRFDTSDYAENNAHGMPRVNKKVPGLMKDENNGAIMTEFVGLRAKMYTYKVLGRDDTKRIKGVKRNVVAKRITFEDYVACLRNARELKTRQSCIRSTLHEVNTVSEQKLALSPHDDKRYVTLNGEETLPWGHYGIPL comes from the coding sequence ATGCTGAGGTACACCGGCGTGCGTTTCGAGCTGCTCACCGACATCGACATGGTGCTCTTCGTGGAACGCGGAATACGCGGCGGCCTCAGTCAATGTTCGCTCAGGTACGCGCGAGCCAACAACAGGCACGTACCGACGCACGACTCGTCCCAGCCCACTACGTATCTCATGTATTACGACGTGAACAATCTGTATGGCTGGGCTATGAGCGAATCGTTGCCGTACGCGAATTTCCAGTGGCTTGACGACCCTGAGAATTTCGACGTGACGACCGTGCCGGCGGACAGCGACGTCGGTTACATTTTGGAGGTAGATCTCGAGTACCCGCGGGACCTGCACGACGCCCACGCGGATCTGCCGTTGTGCCCGACGCGCGACAAACCGCCCGGTAAGCAACAGGAGAAACTGCTCGCTACTCTCTACGACAAATCGCGCTACGTGACGCACTATCGAAACCTGCAGCAATGTTTGCGACTAGGTATGCGTCTAACGCGCGTTCATCGCGTTCTGCGATTCGCTCAGTCGCCGTGGCTTCGCGTCTACATCGAGCTGAACACCACGCTTAGGACGCGCGCGAGCAACGAGTTCGAACGGAATTTGTACAAACTGATGAACAACGCCGTCTTCGGCAAGACGATGGAGAACGTGCGCGATCACGTGGACGTGCGTCTCGTGACGCGATGGGACGGGagatacggcgcggaggcgTTGATCGCTAAGCCAAACTTTCACAGCAGGAGCGTCTTCTCGGAGAATCTGGTGGCGATCGAGCTGCGAAGGCTCGAGGTAAAATTCAACAAGCCGGTCTACGTGGGTGTGTCTATTCTCGAGATATCTAAGACGCGTCTCTACGAGTTTCACTACGACTACATGGTGTCGCTCTATCGTGACCGTTGTCGAATTGCTTACACCGATACGGACAGTCTGATCTATTCGCTGGAGTGCAAAGACGCGTACGAGCGTATGAAACGCGACATACACAGGTTCGACACGAGCGATTACGCGGAGAATAACGCGCACGGTATGCCGCGCGTCAACAAGAAGGTGCCCGGTTTGATGAAGGACGAGAACAACGGCGCGATCATGACGGAGTTCGTGGGCCTTAGAGCGAAGATGTACACTTACAAGGTACTCGGACGCGACGACACCAAGAGAATAAAGGGCGTTAAGAGAAACGTAGTCGCGAAGAGGATCACGTTCGAGGATTACGTGGCGTGCCTGCGGAACGCGCGCGAGCTGAAGACGCGCCAGTCCTGCATACGCTCGACGCTGCACGAGGTTAACACCGTGTCGGAGCAAAAACTAGCCCTCAGTCCGCACGACGACAAGCGATACGTGACGTTGAACGGCGAGGAGACGCTTCCGTGGGGACATTACGGAATACCGTTGTAA
- the LOC139823546 gene encoding uncharacterized protein, with protein MTALVALIARLEGSREDLRRRFERAVGAGLDGGGGGSSSGRGFSWIEINAAFQRRVLTGAVTNSTYIEPARFLDDAKGTVLEKVRDNMTGHGCLKVNVIFNGEFVADVKSDVKSIATRNEQLLPGSDLGEWYDRHVCDAILTRLDDFQERDSGWVLSRILNLIVNVNKCNPMRVGCWIKLPLGIRLKKAVVNVRSENDACFARAVVAALYPAKHNAERCGSYPDYATVLNLDGIAFPIDLKKMGKFERQNDVSINVFTTREGIEKKAKFGRGADDNAIVPLRLTDDKRDRHVNLLYLSDTLRGVNRGHFAWIKNLSRLVNSQLTAKRCAKHVCDRCLHYFYTRDKLAAHNVDCGRMNDCAIVLPNENDKWLSFDNHDRKERLPFVVYADLECLLEQRERENVEGGPRTERYAYQRHVPFSLGYYLCCTYDDTASANIYVIPVFFHNLSGYDAHFIVKKIANDFEGGVDLLPLTKKSYISFSKIVKETQTDGGWDRYVKLRFVDSYKFLAASIETLASYLNKDKLRITRSEYADLSAEDLDLLTRKGVFPYEYVDSANKLREIEFPPREAFYSSLTDETASESDYEHATRVWRRFCERDLGEYSDLYLKTDVLLLADIFEFSGRVFSELWA; from the exons ATGACCGCTCTGGTGGCTCTAATAGCGCGATTGGAAGGTTCGAGGGAGGATCTGCGTCGACGATTCGAACGCGCCGTAGGTGCCGGCTTGGACGGAGGGGGCGGCGGTAGCAGCAGCGGCAGAGGTTTCTCGTGGATCGAGATCAACGCGGCGTTCCAACGTCGCGTACTGACCGGCGCTGTGACGAACTCGACGTACATCGAGCCCGCGCGATTTCTCGACGATGCGAAGGGCACCGTGCTTGAAAAAGTGCGGGATAATATGACCGGACACGGGTGTCTGAAGGTCAACGTCATATTCAATGGGGAATTCGTAGCGGACGTTAAGAGCGATGTGAAGAGTATCGCTACGCGGAACGAACAGCTCCTCCCGGGGTCCGATCTGGGCGAGTGGTACGATAGGCACGTGTGCGACGCGATTCTAACGCGGTTGGACGATTTTCAGGAACGCGATAGCGGATGGGTGTTGTCGCGGATACTGAACCTAATCGTGAACGTGAACAAGTGTAATCCCATGCGTGTGGGATGTTGGATCAAATTACCGCTAGGTATAAGACTTAAAAAGGCGGTGGTCAACGTGCGATCGGAGAACGACGcgtgtttcgcgcgcgcggtggtCGCCGCTCTTTATCCCGCCAAGCACAACGCGGAACGATGCGGCTCGTATCCCGATTACGCGACGGTGCTGAATCTCGACGGGATCGCTTTTCCCATAGATCTGAAAAAGATGGGAAAATTCGAACGTCAGAACGACGTATCGATCAACGTGTTTACAACTCGGGAAGGAATTGAAAAGAAAGCTAAGTTTGGACGGGGCGCCGACGACAACGCGATCGTGCCTCTGCGGTTAACCGACGATAAGAGGGACAGGCACGTAAATCTGCTGTATCTGAGCGATACGCTACGCGGCGTCAACAGGGGCCATTTCGCCTGGATAAAGAATCTGTCGCGATTGGTGAATTCGCAATTGACCGCGAAACGGTGCGCGAAGCACGTTTGCGATCG ATGTCTACACTATTTTTATACGCGCGATAAGTTGGCCGCCCACAACGTCGACTGCGGCCGAATGAACGACTGCGCCATCGTTCTCCCGAACGAGAACGATAAGTGGCTGTCGTTCGACAATCACGACAGAAAGGAGCGACTTCCCTTCGTGGTGTACGCGGATCTGGAGTGTCTTCTCGAACAACGGGAGAGGGAAAATGTCGAGGGGGGCCCGAGAACGGAAAGATACGCTTATCAGCGTCACGTACCATTCAGCCTGGGCTACTATCTGTGCTGCACCTACGACGATACCGCGTCCGC AAACATTTACGTGATTCCCGTGTTCTTTCACAATCTGTCGGGTTACGACGCGCACTTCATTGTCAAGAAAATCGCGAACGATTTCGAGGGCGGCGTCGATCTGCTGCCGCTCACAAAGAAAAGTTACATATCTTTCTCAAAGATCGTTAAGGAGACGCAGACGGACGGGGGATGGGATCGGTACGTGAAGCTTCGATTCGTGGactcgtataaatttttagcgGCGAGTATCGAAACCCTGGCGTCCTATCTGAACAAGGACAAGCTGAGAATAACGCGTTCGGAGTACGCGGATTTGAGCGCGGAGGATCTCGATCTGCTCACTCGCAAGGGAGTGTTTCCGTACGAGTACGTCGACAGCGCGAACAAACTGCGGGAGATCGAGTTTCCACCGCGCGAGGCCTTTTACAGCTCCCTGACCGACGAGACCGCGAGCGAGAGCGACTACGAGCACGCGACGAGGGTCTGGCGACGTTTTTGCGAGCGAGATCTCGGCGAGTACAGCGATCTGTATCTCAAGACCGACGTGCTTCTTCTGGCggatatatttgaattttcgGGACGCGTGTTCAGCGAGTTATGGGCTTGA